A single window of Bacteroidales bacterium DNA harbors:
- a CDS encoding 3-aminobutyryl-CoA ammonia lyase: MTNKAMIRVRMSSHDAHYGGNLVDGAKMLQLFGDVATELLIINDGDEGLFAAYDKVEFLAPVYAGDYIEAVGEITNIGNSSRKMIFEARKVIVPRPDISDSAADVLEEPIVVCKASGTCVVPKNSQRKNQK; the protein is encoded by the coding sequence ATGACAAATAAAGCAATGATAAGAGTTCGTATGAGTTCACACGATGCTCATTACGGAGGAAATTTAGTTGACGGCGCAAAGATGCTCCAATTGTTCGGTGATGTTGCAACCGAACTTTTAATAATAAACGACGGTGATGAAGGTTTATTCGCCGCTTATGACAAAGTAGAATTTTTAGCTCCTGTTTATGCAGGAGATTATATTGAAGCAGTGGGAGAAATTACCAATATCGGCAATTCATCCAGAAAAATGATTTTCGAAGCCAGAAAAGTTATTGTTCCCAGACCCGACATTTCAGATTCTGCTGCCGATGTGCTTGAAGAACCGATAGTTGTTTGTAAAGCAAGCGGCACTTGTGTTGTTCCAAAAAATAGCCAAAGAAAAAATCAAAAATAA